A stretch of Chanodichthys erythropterus isolate Z2021 chromosome 20, ASM2448905v1, whole genome shotgun sequence DNA encodes these proteins:
- the birc7 gene encoding baculoviral IAP repeat-containing protein 7 isoform X4 yields the protein MASEGGAGAHLNSPLWKVSRMSGDRGHERERGARMEAGVRLGMRSEEERLQTFHNWPRDAPVSPAELARAGFHYLGYGDTVQCFCCDGILRHWVHGDTPRGEHERHFPACGLMMGRDVGNVPLGSSDSVDGQLLSQLQRLTVDEQVLSGQAAYPEMESEDNRLSTYQNWPTGASVQPDALARAGFFYTGHGDNVKCFFCDGGLRNWEPGDDPWQEHAKWFPQCEYLLQSRGREYVSNIQQSYFNMNERVGGSLSSTAGNITSEVLGGQSSVAADMLSPVVQAVLQMGFQRSLVESLVQSRYLLTGSHYTSVSDLVTDVLQAEEEERQTGEHRPGCSKPV from the exons ATGGCCAGCGAAGGGGGAGCTGGAGCACACTTGAACAGTCCATTATGGAAGGTGAGCAGGATGAGTGGAGATCGTGGACATGAGCGCGAGAGAGGCGCGCGGATGGAGGCGGGGGTTCGGCTCGGGATGCGGAGTGAGGAGGAAAGACTCCAGACTTTCCACAACTGGCCCAGAGATGCGCCCGTGAGCCCTGCTGAGCTTGCCCGGGCTGGCTTTCACTATCTGGGATACGGGGACACGGTGCAGTGCTTCTGCTGTGATGGGATCCTGAGGCACTGGGTTCATGGAGACACTCCGCGGGGGGAGCACGAGAGGCACTTCCCCGCATGCGGCTTAATGATGGGCAGGGATGTGGGGAATGTTCCGCTGGGCTCGTCCGACTCTGTGGATGGGCAGCTCTTGAGTCAACTGCAGCGGCTGACCGTGGACGAGCAGGTGTTGTCCGGGCAGGCGGCGTATCCGGAGATGGAGTCAGAGGACAACAGGTTGTCCACCTACCAGAACTGGCCCACAGGAGCATCAGTGCAGCCCGATGCTCTGGCGCGAGCTGGATTCTTCTATACAG GTCATGGTGACAATGTGAAGTGTTTCTTCTGTGATGGTGGTCTGAGGAACTGGGAACCAGGTGATGACCCTTGGCAGGAACACGCCAAATGGTTTCCACA ATGTGAATATTTGCTTCAATCCAGAGGACGGGAATATGTGAGCAATATCCAGCAGTCTTACTTCAACATGAATGAAAGAGTG GGTGGATCTCTGTCATCAACTGCAGGAAACATTACATCAG AAGTGTTGGGTGGGCAGAGCTCAGTGGCGGCAGACATGTTGTCTCCTGTGGTGCAGGCGGTGCTGCAGATGGGTTTCCAGCGCTCACTAGTGGAGAGCCTGGTGCAGTCCCGCTACCTGCTCACCGGCTCACACTACACCTCAGTCTCTGACCTGGTGACCGACGTCCTGCAGGCCGAGGAGGAGGAAAGGCAGACGGGGGAGCACAGACCAG gttgttccaaacctgtatga